Proteins encoded together in one Vitis vinifera cultivar Pinot Noir 40024 chromosome 4, ASM3070453v1 window:
- the LOC104879013 gene encoding EG45-like domain containing protein, with product MSERQNVLALLFILSELLHVCSGDVGTAGQYPPPYLPTACYGNDMSKFPSSSLFASAGDGIWDNGAACGRQYFVKCLSAQIPGICKADQIIKVKVVDKASRNGEILVLSTIAFGAIANPSAVWVNIEFAEA from the exons ATGTCGGAGAGACAGAATGTCCTGGCCTTGCTGTTCATATTATCAGAGCTTCTTCATGTCTGCTCAGGAGATGTTGGCACAGCAGGCCAATATCCGCCTCCTTATCTGC CAACTGCCTGCTACGGCAACGATATGTCTAAGTTCCCATCAAGCAGCTTATTCGCGTCGGCCGGAGATGGGATATGGGACAATGGGGCTGCGTGTGGGAGGCAGTACTTTGTCAAGTGCTTGAGCGCACAAATTCCAGGGATATGCAAAGCTGATCAGATCATCAAAGTGAAGGTAGTGGATAAAGCCTCTAGGAATGGAGAGATCCTTGTTCTTTCTACTATTGCATTTGGGGCTATTGCTAATCCTTCTGCTGTTTGGGTTAACATAGAGTTTGCAGA GGCTTGA
- the LOC100260991 gene encoding pentatricopeptide repeat-containing protein At2g20540 — protein sequence MARKLRALKIREMEDMFVPILKDCPNIVELKKIHAHIVKFSLSQSSFLVTKMVDVCNHYGETEYANLLFKGVADPNAFLYNAMIRAYKHNKVYVLAITVYKQMLGNPHGENPIFPDKFTFPFVVKSCAGLMCYDLGKQVHGHVFKFGQKSNTVVENSLVEMYVKCDSLDDAHRVFEEMTERDAVSWNTLISGHVRLGQMRRARAIFEEMQDKTIFSWTAIVSGYARIGCYADALEFFRRMQMVGIEPDEISLVSVLPDCAQLGALELGKWIHIYADKAGFLRNICVCNALIEMYAKCGSIDQGRRLFDQMKERDVISWSTMIVGLANHGRAREAIELFQEMQKAKIEPSIITFVGLLTACAHAGLLNEGLRYFESMKRDYNIEPGVEHYGCLVNLLGLSGRLDQALELVKKMPRKPDSPIWGSLLSSCRSHGNLKIAVIAMEHLLELEPADTGNYVLLSNLYADLGKWDGVSRMRKLMRSKSMKKTPGCSSIEVDNMVQEFASGDDSKPFSKAICRVLKLLVMHQSKIIEIMVHDIS from the coding sequence ATGGCCAGGAAGCTCAGGGCCTTGAAAATCAGAGAAATGGAAGATATGTTTGTACCCATCTTGAAAGACTGCCCCAACATAGTAGAATTGAAGAAAATCCATGCCCACATTGTCAAGTTTTCACTCTCACAAAGTAGCTTTTTGGTGACAAAAATGGTGGACGTGTGTAATCACTATGGAGAAACAGAGTATGCAAATTTGTTATTCAAAGGAGTGGCTGACCCAAATGCTTTCTTGTACAATGCAATGATCAGAGCTTATAAGCATAACAAAGTTTACGTCCTAGCAATCACTGTTTACAAGCAAATGCTTGGAAACCCCCATGGTGAAAACCCCATTTTTCCTGACAAATTCACCTTCCCATTTGTTGTTAAATCATGTGCAGGGCTTATGTGTTATGATCTGGGAAAGCAAGTTCATGGGCATGTGTTCAAATTTGGGCAAAAGTCCAATACAGTCGTTGAAAATTCACTTGTGGAAATGTATGTAAAATGTGATAGCTTGGATGATGCCCACAGGGTGTTTGAGGAAATGACTGAAAGAGATGCAGTTTCTTGGAATACCCTCATTTCAGGGCATGTTAGATTAGGGCAGATGAGAAGGGCAAGAGCTATCTTTGAGGAGATGCAGGACAAGACCATTTTTTCTTGGACAGCTATCGTTTCCGGGTATGCTCGAATTGGGTGCTATGCAGATGCATTGGAATTTTTCCGGAGAATGCAAATGGTCGGTATTGAGCCGGATGAGATCAGTCTTGTTTCTGTTTTACCAGATTGTGCCCAGCTAGGAGCTCTTGAGTTAGGGAAATGGATACATATTTATGCAGATAAAGCCGGGTTTTTGCGCAACATTTGTGTTTGTAATGCTTTGATCGAAATGTATGCAAAATGTGGAAGTATAGATCAAGGGCGTCGCTTGTTTGATCAGATGAAAGAGAGGGATGTGATATCTTGGAGTACAATGATCGTAGGGCTAGCAAATCATGGAAGAGCTCGTGAAGCTATTGAATTGTTTCAAGAAATGCAGAAGGCAAAGATTGAACCCAGCATCATCACCTTTGTCGGTCTTTTAACAGCTTGTGCCCATGCTGGCCTTTTGAATGAGGGATTGAGGTACTTCGAGTCCATGAAAAGGGATTACAATATAGAACCAGGGGTTGAGCATTATGGTTGTTTGGTCAATCTTCTTGGTCTTTCTGGACGCCTTGATCAGGCTCTTGAACTCGTAAAGAAGATGCCAAGGAAGCCGGATTCACCCATTTGGGGTTCGTTATTGAGTTCCTGCAGAAGTCACGGCAATCTCAAGATTGCAGTCATTGCAATGGAGCATCTGCTAGAGCTTGAACCAGCCGATACAGGGAACTATGTCTTGCTTTCAAATCTTTATGCAGACTTGGGAAAGTGGGATGGTGTATCGAGGATGAGGAAACTCATGAGAAGTAAGAGCATGAAGAAGACACCAGGGTGCAGTTCAATTGAGGTGGACAATATGGTTCAAGAATTTGCATCAGGTGATGattcaaaaccattttccaaAGCTATATGTAGGGTACTAAAGCTGCTGGTTATGCATCAGAGCAAAATCATCGAAATTATGGTTCATGACATAagctaa
- the LOC132253604 gene encoding probable carboxylesterase 11, protein NRCVLLGVSCGANIADYVAQRSVEADKLLDPIKVVAQILMYHFFIGSVPTKSEINLANSYFYDKAMCLLAWKLFLPEEEVNLNHPTANPLIPGRGPPLKCMPPTLTVVAEHDWMRDRAIAYSEELRKVNVDVVLFYYKDVVHEFATLDVLLKIPQAQACAEDIAIWVKKYISLRGHEFSY, encoded by the coding sequence AACAGGTGTGTTCTCCTTGGGGTGAGCTGTGGTGCAAATATTGCAGACTATGTGGCTCAGAGGTCTGTAGAGGCAGACAAGCTTTTAGACCCTATTAAGGTGGTGGCCCAAATTCTGATGTACCATTTTTTCATTGGAAGTGTCCCCACAAAATCAGAGATTAATCTGGCTAACTCTTACTTCTATGACAAAGCTATGTGCTTGCTTGCATGGAAACTCTTCCTACCTGAGGAAGAAGTGAACCTAAACCACCCAACTGCCAACCCTCTGATTCCTGGGAGGGGACCACCCTTGAAGTGCATGCCTCCAACACTGACAGTTGTGGCAGAGCATGACTGGATGCGAGACCGAGCCATTGCTTATTCAGAGGAGCTCCGGAAAGTTAATGTGGATGTGGTCCTTTTTTATTACAAGGATGTTGTGCATGAGTTTGCTACCCTTGATGTGCTCCTCAAGATACCACAGGCCCAAGCCTGTGCTGAGGACATTGCCATATGGGTCAAGAAGTATATTTCACTCAGAGGCCATGAGTTTTCTTATTGA